Proteins encoded within one genomic window of Bacillus sp. SM2101:
- the cmk gene encoding (d)CMP kinase yields MKKLISIAIDGPAAAGKSTVAKIIAEQLSYIYIDTGAMYRTITYNALLNQLNLEDEKVLIHLLKDTDIQLKPSIDGQIVFMNGKNVTEEIRTDDISNQVSIVAKHKLVREEMVLRQQRFAQDGGVVMDGRDIGTHVLPDAEVKVFLLASVEERAKRRHEENINKGYDSNIEQIMNDIELRDKLDSEREIAPLKKAPDAIEIDTTSYSILEVVNMIMDIVKERI; encoded by the coding sequence ATGAAAAAACTGATTTCAATAGCGATTGACGGTCCAGCAGCCGCAGGAAAAAGTACAGTTGCAAAAATTATAGCAGAGCAATTATCCTATATTTATATTGATACAGGTGCAATGTATAGAACTATTACGTATAATGCATTGCTGAACCAACTTAATCTAGAGGATGAAAAAGTATTAATTCATTTATTAAAAGATACGGATATTCAATTAAAGCCATCAATAGATGGACAAATTGTTTTTATGAATGGAAAAAATGTTACAGAAGAAATTCGCACAGATGATATTTCTAATCAAGTATCAATAGTAGCTAAACATAAACTCGTTCGAGAAGAAATGGTACTTAGGCAACAACGATTTGCTCAAGACGGCGGCGTGGTTATGGATGGAAGGGACATCGGTACTCATGTACTTCCTGATGCTGAGGTAAAAGTATTTTTATTAGCATCTGTTGAAGAAAGAGCCAAAAGACGCCATGAAGAAAATATTAATAAAGGTTATGATTCAAACATCGAACAAATAATGAATGATATAGAATTAAGGGATAAACTTGATTCCGAGCGTGAGATTGCACCTTTGAAAAAAGCTCCTGATGCGATAGAGATAGACACAACATCGTATTCGATCCTTGAGGTTGTTAATATGATTATGGATATCGTTAAAGAGAGGATTTGA
- the der gene encoding ribosome biogenesis GTPase Der, which translates to MTKPVVAIVGRPNVGKSTIFNRLAGERISIVEDIPGVTRDRIYSSAEWLNFDFNIIDTGGIDIGDEPFIEQIRHQAEIAIEEADVIIFMTNGRDGITASDEEVAKILYRSKKPVVLAVNKVDNPEMRDQIYDFYGLGFGEPFPISGTHGLGLGDMLDAVAAHFPKDLVEEYDDEIIRFSLIGRPNVGKSSLVNAILGEDRVIVSDIAGTTRDAIDTEYQFNGQDYVIIDTAGMRKKGKVYESTEKYSVLRALKAIDRSDVVLVVLNAEEGIIEQDKKIAGYAHDAGRAIVIVVNKWDTIHKDEKTMREFEQKIRDHFLFLDYAPIVFLSAKTKKRMHTLLPMIGLASENHSLRVQTNILNDVIMDAVAMNPTPTSNGNRLKIYYATQVAVKPPAFAIFVNDPELMHFSYERFLENRIRDAFGFEGTPIKIFARSRK; encoded by the coding sequence ATGACTAAACCAGTTGTTGCAATTGTAGGTAGACCAAATGTAGGGAAATCAACAATTTTTAACCGATTAGCAGGCGAGCGGATTTCTATTGTCGAAGATATACCTGGAGTAACACGAGATAGAATATACAGCTCAGCTGAATGGTTGAATTTTGATTTTAATATTATTGATACAGGTGGGATTGATATAGGTGATGAGCCTTTTATAGAGCAAATCCGTCACCAAGCAGAAATTGCGATTGAAGAGGCTGATGTTATCATTTTTATGACAAATGGTAGAGATGGCATCACGGCATCAGATGAAGAAGTAGCAAAAATATTATATCGATCTAAAAAACCAGTAGTTTTAGCTGTTAATAAAGTAGATAATCCTGAAATGAGAGATCAAATTTATGATTTTTATGGACTAGGTTTCGGTGAACCATTTCCTATTTCAGGTACTCATGGCTTAGGGTTAGGAGATATGTTAGATGCTGTCGCAGCTCACTTCCCAAAAGATTTAGTTGAAGAATATGATGATGAAATTATTAGGTTTTCACTTATAGGTAGACCGAATGTTGGAAAATCTTCATTAGTTAACGCTATTTTAGGAGAAGATCGTGTAATTGTAAGTGATATAGCTGGAACGACAAGAGATGCAATTGATACTGAATATCAGTTCAATGGGCAAGACTATGTTATTATTGATACAGCAGGGATGAGAAAAAAGGGGAAAGTATATGAAAGCACTGAAAAGTATAGTGTGCTTCGAGCGTTAAAAGCGATAGACAGATCTGATGTTGTATTAGTCGTACTCAATGCTGAAGAAGGAATCATAGAACAGGATAAAAAAATCGCTGGCTATGCCCACGATGCAGGAAGAGCCATTGTGATAGTAGTGAATAAGTGGGATACAATTCATAAGGATGAAAAAACGATGCGTGAATTTGAACAGAAAATTCGGGATCACTTTTTATTCTTGGATTATGCACCAATTGTATTTTTATCTGCAAAAACGAAGAAACGTATGCATACGCTTCTTCCGATGATCGGTTTGGCAAGCGAAAATCACTCGCTACGAGTTCAAACGAATATCTTAAATGATGTAATTATGGATGCTGTAGCGATGAATCCAACACCAACTAGTAACGGCAACCGTTTGAAGATTTACTACGCTACACAAGTAGCAGTTAAGCCTCCTGCTTTTGCTATATTCGTAAATGACCCTGAGTTAATGCATTTTTCGTATGAACGTTTTTTAGAAAATCGTATTCGTGATGCTTTTGGTTTTGAAGGGACACCTATAAAAATATTTGCACGTTCCCGTAAATAG
- a CDS encoding YIEGIA family protein, with protein sequence MNEYTYPILFGVIFGTIARLYMLRTDYRQYPTYLHGKIIHIALGFIAAGLGTIAVPAIMEEDFSAITFLALAASQFREVRNMERNTLNELDQYELVPRGSTYIEGIAIAFEGRNYLVIFTSLIATLTYLAFGMLAGTIVGFIAIGLSRKLMTGGKLKEIVSVEYVEPRFDGSGLYVDDIYIMNIGLPKRQEEVLQYGMGFILSPKNFDARSTIANLGQRQAILHDISTALGVYRDSGTPALIPLAKRDLDDGRVGIFILPQEKDVVKAREIIGEVPTLESAIRMPTESKANEKGRELK encoded by the coding sequence ATGAATGAATATACGTATCCTATTTTATTTGGTGTCATTTTTGGTACTATTGCACGTTTATATATGCTTCGTACAGATTATAGGCAATATCCGACATACCTTCATGGCAAGATTATTCATATAGCTCTTGGGTTTATCGCTGCAGGTTTAGGAACAATTGCTGTACCTGCCATTATGGAAGAAGATTTTTCTGCAATTACTTTTTTAGCATTAGCTGCATCACAATTTCGGGAAGTAAGGAATATGGAAAGAAATACATTAAATGAACTAGATCAATATGAACTAGTTCCAAGAGGTAGTACTTATATTGAAGGAATAGCAATCGCTTTTGAAGGTCGCAATTATTTAGTTATTTTTACTTCGCTCATTGCAACATTAACCTATTTAGCGTTTGGGATGCTGGCTGGAACAATAGTTGGGTTTATCGCAATTGGCTTATCAAGAAAGTTGATGACTGGTGGAAAATTAAAGGAAATAGTAAGTGTGGAATATGTTGAGCCTCGATTTGATGGAAGTGGATTGTATGTAGATGATATCTATATTATGAATATCGGGTTACCAAAGAGACAAGAAGAGGTACTACAATACGGAATGGGTTTTATTTTATCTCCCAAAAATTTCGATGCCCGTTCAACGATCGCGAATTTAGGACAACGCCAAGCGATTCTCCATGATATATCTACCGCATTAGGTGTATATAGAGATTCTGGTACACCTGCGCTCATTCCTTTAGCAAAACGAGATTTAGATGATGGTAGGGTTGGCATTTTTATTTTACCACAGGAAAAAGACGTAGTAAAAGCAAGGGAGATCATTGGTGAAGTACCTACATTAGAAAGTGCAATTCGTATGCCTACAGAATCTAAAGCTAATGAAAAGGGGCGTGAGCTTAAATGA
- a CDS encoding YpfB family protein, whose amino-acid sequence MFKLKRFEGIIMKLVIIQVIFLIIAQSLLAHNDVKPYISKLVDYEGVQKNNFTIVLETFDQ is encoded by the coding sequence GTGTTTAAATTGAAAAGATTTGAAGGTATTATCATGAAGCTAGTCATCATTCAAGTTATTTTTTTAATCATAGCTCAAAGTTTATTAGCTCACAATGATGTAAAGCCATATATATCCAAATTGGTTGACTATGAGGGAGTGCAAAAAAATAACTTTACAATTGTGCTTGAAACGTTCGACCAGTAG
- the rpsA gene encoding 30S ribosomal protein S1 yields MTEDLNQVEVTTFEVGDVVKGQITKVEEKQVYIDVEGSKLSGIIPISELSSLHVEKASDVVSVDDMLTVKVKKVEEDALILSKKEIDADQAWDDLQQKFESGEIIEAEVKDVVKGGLVVDIGVRGFIPASLVEKFYVDDFTEYKGKQLTFKVVELDRDKNRVILSHRAVVEEEIETKKQQLLNTLHEGQVLEGTVQRLTNFGVFVDIGGVDGLVHISQLSHNRVEQPAEVVEVGQEVNVKILAVDRDNERISLSIKETLPGPWSNISDKLKAGDILEGTVKRLVSFGAFVEVLPGVEGLVHISQISNSHIGTPHEVLKEDQSVKVKVLDVNEAEKRISLSIKELEENVKEEVESNYQALEENTGFQLGEVIGDKLNEFK; encoded by the coding sequence ATGACTGAGGATTTGAATCAAGTGGAAGTAACAACCTTTGAAGTTGGCGATGTAGTAAAAGGACAAATCACAAAGGTAGAAGAAAAGCAAGTATATATTGATGTAGAAGGTAGTAAACTAAGTGGTATCATTCCAATAAGTGAACTATCTAGTTTACATGTAGAAAAAGCAAGTGATGTAGTTTCAGTTGATGATATGTTAACAGTAAAGGTTAAGAAAGTAGAAGAAGATGCATTAATTTTGTCTAAAAAAGAAATTGATGCTGATCAAGCATGGGATGATTTACAACAAAAATTTGAATCTGGTGAAATTATTGAGGCAGAAGTAAAAGACGTTGTAAAAGGTGGACTAGTTGTAGATATTGGCGTAAGAGGATTTATTCCAGCATCTCTTGTGGAAAAATTTTATGTAGATGATTTCACGGAATATAAGGGTAAGCAATTAACATTTAAAGTAGTCGAGTTAGATAGAGATAAAAATAGAGTTATTTTGTCACACAGAGCTGTCGTTGAAGAAGAAATAGAAACGAAAAAACAACAACTACTAAATACTTTACACGAAGGTCAAGTGTTAGAGGGAACAGTCCAAAGATTAACGAACTTTGGGGTTTTTGTTGATATTGGTGGAGTTGATGGTCTTGTACATATTTCACAACTCTCACACAATAGAGTAGAACAGCCGGCAGAAGTTGTTGAAGTAGGTCAAGAGGTTAATGTGAAAATATTGGCTGTTGATCGAGATAATGAACGTATATCCCTGTCAATAAAAGAAACTTTGCCTGGCCCATGGTCAAACATTTCTGATAAGTTAAAAGCTGGTGATATTCTTGAAGGAACGGTTAAGAGACTAGTATCATTTGGTGCATTTGTAGAGGTATTACCAGGAGTAGAGGGGCTCGTTCATATTTCTCAAATATCAAACTCTCATATAGGAACACCTCATGAAGTGTTGAAGGAAGACCAAAGCGTTAAAGTGAAGGTATTAGATGTTAACGAAGCTGAAAAACGAATTTCGTTAAGTATTAAAGAACTTGAGGAAAATGTGAAAGAAGAAGTAGAAAGTAATTATCAAGCTTTAGAGGAAAATACAGGGTTTCAGTTAGGCGAAGTCATTGGTGATAAACTAAACGAATTTAAATAA
- a CDS encoding YpzI family protein: MGKDRQEKKLQKRKQTESDRDQALHYRGATELESPSQARLRNGQEQ; encoded by the coding sequence ATGGGAAAAGATCGACAGGAAAAAAAACTGCAAAAAAGGAAGCAAACTGAATCTGATAGAGATCAAGCTCTACATTACCGTGGTGCAACAGAACTTGAGAGTCCTAGTCAAGCTAGATTACGCAATGGGCAAGAACAGTAA
- the mtrB gene encoding trp RNA-binding attenuation protein MtrB encodes MNKNNNGDYIVIKAIEDGVNVIGLTRGTDTRFHHSEKLDNGEVMIAQFTEHTSAIKIRGNAIVQTQHGEMKSEPTRKNRQE; translated from the coding sequence GTGAATAAAAATAACAATGGTGATTATATTGTGATTAAAGCCATTGAAGATGGTGTGAATGTGATCGGACTTACCCGTGGTACTGACACGCGTTTTCATCATTCAGAGAAGCTGGATAATGGAGAAGTTATGATTGCTCAATTTACCGAACATACATCTGCAATTAAAATTAGAGGAAATGCTATTGTTCAAACACAACATGGCGAAATGAAATCAGAGCCAACACGCAAAAACAGACAAGAATAA
- the spoIVA gene encoding stage IV sporulation protein A: MEKVDIFKDIAERTGGDIYLGVVGAVRTGKSTFIKKFMELVVLPNIGNEADKARAQDELPQSAAGKTIMTTEPKFVPNQAVSVHVEEGLDVNVRLVDCVGYTVPGAKGYEDENGPRMINTPWYEEPIPFHEAAEIGTRKVIQEHSTIGVVITTDGSIGEIPRMDYIEAEERVMEELKEVGKPFIMVINTVRPHHPETEELRRKLTEKYDIPVLAMSVESMRDTDVYNVLREALYEFPVLEVNVNLPSWVMVLRDEHWLRESYQESVKDTVKDIKRLRDVDRVVGQFSEYDFIDKASLAGIEMGQGVAEIDLFAPDDLYDQILKEVVGVEIRGKDHLLQLMQDFAYAKSEYDQVADALKMVKQTGYGIAAPALSDMSLDEPEIIRQGSRFGVRLKAVAPSIHMIKVDVESEFAPIIGTEKQSEELVRYLMQDFEEDPLSIWNSDIFGRSLSSLVREGIQAKLSLMPENARYKLQETLERIINEGSGGLIAIIL, translated from the coding sequence TTGGAAAAGGTAGATATTTTTAAAGATATCGCAGAACGCACTGGTGGAGATATTTATTTAGGTGTGGTAGGTGCTGTTAGGACGGGAAAATCTACTTTTATTAAAAAGTTTATGGAACTCGTTGTATTACCTAATATTGGTAACGAAGCTGATAAAGCGCGTGCACAAGACGAATTACCACAAAGTGCAGCCGGGAAAACAATTATGACTACTGAACCGAAGTTTGTACCAAATCAGGCGGTATCAGTACATGTCGAAGAAGGCCTTGATGTAAATGTTAGATTAGTAGATTGTGTTGGTTATACTGTACCAGGAGCCAAAGGGTATGAGGATGAGAATGGACCAAGAATGATTAATACGCCATGGTATGAAGAACCTATTCCATTCCATGAAGCGGCTGAAATAGGGACTAGAAAAGTTATTCAAGAGCACTCTACAATCGGCGTCGTCATAACAACCGATGGTTCCATTGGTGAGATTCCTAGAATGGACTATATCGAAGCTGAAGAAAGGGTTATGGAAGAGTTAAAAGAGGTAGGTAAACCTTTTATTATGGTAATTAATACGGTTAGGCCGCATCATCCAGAAACTGAAGAGCTTAGAAGAAAACTAACAGAGAAGTACGATATCCCTGTATTAGCAATGAGCGTAGAAAGTATGAGAGATACGGATGTATATAATGTGTTGAGGGAAGCTCTTTACGAATTTCCTGTGCTTGAAGTGAATGTAAATTTACCGAGCTGGGTAATGGTTTTAAGAGATGAGCATTGGTTAAGAGAAAGCTATCAGGAATCAGTAAAAGATACTGTAAAGGATATAAAGAGGCTAAGAGATGTTGACCGCGTTGTAGGTCAATTTAGTGAATATGATTTTATTGATAAGGCAAGTTTAGCTGGGATAGAAATGGGGCAAGGTGTTGCGGAAATTGATTTATTTGCCCCAGATGATCTATATGATCAAATTTTGAAAGAAGTTGTTGGAGTTGAGATTCGAGGGAAAGATCACTTACTACAATTGATGCAAGATTTTGCTTATGCAAAATCAGAATATGACCAAGTAGCTGATGCACTTAAAATGGTAAAACAAACTGGCTATGGGATTGCTGCACCAGCTCTATCAGATATGAGCTTGGATGAGCCAGAAATCATTAGACAAGGGTCGAGATTTGGAGTAAGATTGAAAGCTGTAGCTCCTTCGATCCATATGATTAAAGTAGATGTCGAATCTGAATTTGCTCCAATCATAGGTACTGAAAAACAAAGTGAAGAGCTTGTTCGATATCTAATGCAGGATTTTGAAGAAGATCCATTATCAATTTGGAATTCTGATATATTCGGTAGGTCGTTAAGTTCATTAGTGAGAGAAGGGATTCAAGCGAAGCTTTCTTTAATGCCTGAGAATGCAAGATATAAATTACAAGAAACATTAGAAAGAATCATTAATGAAGGATCAGGTGGATTAATAGCCATTATTCTATAA
- the folE gene encoding GTP cyclohydrolase I FolE: MANINYEQLEHAMKLIIEAVGEDPNREGLLDTPKRVAKMYAEVFAGLNEDPKEHFQTIFSEDHEELVLVKDIPFYSMCEHHFVPFFGKAHVAYLPRGGKVTGLSKLARAVEAVAKRPQLQERITSTIADSIMETLEPYGAMVVVEAEHMCMTMRGVKKPGSQTITTAARGRYENDHIARNEVLSLIKS, from the coding sequence ATGGCAAATATTAATTATGAACAACTAGAACATGCAATGAAATTAATTATAGAAGCTGTTGGAGAAGACCCAAATAGAGAGGGATTACTCGATACTCCAAAGCGTGTAGCGAAAATGTATGCAGAGGTTTTTGCTGGCTTAAATGAAGATCCAAAAGAGCATTTTCAAACAATTTTTAGTGAGGATCATGAAGAGCTAGTACTTGTCAAAGATATACCGTTTTATTCAATGTGTGAGCATCATTTTGTACCTTTTTTCGGAAAGGCTCATGTTGCGTACCTACCTAGGGGAGGGAAGGTAACTGGGTTAAGTAAATTAGCTCGAGCGGTTGAAGCTGTTGCTAAAAGACCACAACTTCAAGAGAGAATTACTTCCACAATTGCAGATTCAATCATGGAAACCTTAGAACCATACGGTGCAATGGTTGTAGTTGAAGCCGAACATATGTGTATGACCATGCGTGGGGTAAAAAAGCCAGGATCTCAAACAATAACAACTGCTGCAAGAGGCAGATACGAAAACGATCATATTGCTAGAAATGAAGTATTATCACTTATTAAATCATAA
- the fni gene encoding type 2 isopentenyl-diphosphate Delta-isomerase — protein sequence MSRAKRKQEHILFALETGQKRNNGFDDVQFVHQSLPNIALDNIDVSTELGELKLSSPIFINGMTGGGGEETTKINKSLAIAANECNVAMGVGSGMSALKDPAEKESFQIIRKVNPNGIVFANIGSEATVQDAQRVVEMIEANGLQIHLNVIQELIMPEGDRDFTSALHRIEKIVHGLEVPVLVKEVGFGISKETAQQLFDIGVKIIDVGGYGGTNFSKIENKRRIDTLSYFDNWGIPTAASICEVRASQSELSIVASGGIQNALDVAKAIALGGNVTAFAGYFLSILTNHGLHGLIDEITKLKEHLKIIMTALGTRTIPELQHSPLVIKGDTYQWLCQRGINISQYSKR from the coding sequence TTGAGTAGAGCAAAAAGGAAGCAAGAGCATATATTGTTTGCACTTGAAACAGGGCAGAAGCGAAATAATGGTTTCGATGATGTCCAGTTTGTCCACCAGAGCTTACCAAATATAGCATTAGACAATATTGATGTTAGTACAGAATTAGGCGAACTTAAGTTAAGTTCGCCTATTTTTATCAATGGAATGACTGGTGGTGGTGGAGAGGAAACGACAAAGATAAATAAAAGCCTTGCTATAGCTGCTAATGAATGTAATGTTGCCATGGGTGTTGGCTCAGGAATGTCAGCACTTAAAGATCCAGCTGAAAAAGAATCGTTTCAAATCATTAGAAAGGTAAATCCGAATGGGATTGTCTTCGCAAATATCGGTAGTGAAGCTACGGTGCAGGATGCACAGCGAGTAGTTGAAATGATCGAGGCTAATGGCTTACAAATACACTTAAATGTAATCCAAGAGCTAATTATGCCCGAAGGTGATCGTGACTTTACAAGTGCGTTACATAGAATTGAAAAAATCGTACATGGATTAGAGGTTCCTGTTTTAGTTAAAGAAGTTGGCTTCGGTATAAGTAAAGAAACAGCTCAACAGTTGTTTGATATTGGTGTGAAAATCATTGACGTAGGTGGATACGGAGGAACTAACTTTTCTAAGATTGAAAATAAGAGGCGTATAGACACATTAAGTTACTTTGATAATTGGGGGATTCCAACAGCTGCTTCTATTTGTGAGGTGCGAGCTAGCCAATCTGAACTTTCAATCGTAGCGTCTGGTGGCATACAAAATGCTTTAGATGTGGCCAAGGCAATTGCGCTAGGAGGAAATGTAACTGCTTTTGCTGGTTACTTTTTATCAATATTAACTAACCATGGTTTACACGGCTTAATCGATGAGATTACGAAGCTTAAAGAGCATTTAAAGATAATTATGACAGCTTTAGGTACGAGAACGATTCCAGAACTTCAACATAGCCCTTTAGTCATTAAAGGGGATACGTATCAATGGCTATGTCAAAGAGGAATTAATATAAGTCAATATAGTAAAAGATAA
- a CDS encoding lysophospholipid acyltransferase family protein, with translation MAFYTIAKNIVWGILKPLFRIKIIGSENIPKEGSVLICSNHISVLDPPVVGITSTRPIHFMAKEELFRVPILKTAISNLNAFPVKRGMGDRSAIRNGLAILNDNKALGIFPEGTRNKEGNLGKGLAGVGFFALRSNALVVPCAIIGPYKPFRKLYVVYGRPVDITEMRKQKASASEVTDVIMNAIGEILENYDVKAS, from the coding sequence TTGGCTTTTTATACAATAGCAAAAAATATTGTTTGGGGGATATTAAAGCCGTTATTTCGCATAAAAATTATCGGATCAGAAAATATCCCTAAAGAAGGATCAGTATTAATTTGTTCAAACCACATATCTGTATTAGATCCACCCGTTGTTGGCATTACTTCAACTAGACCTATTCATTTTATGGCAAAAGAAGAACTTTTTCGAGTGCCAATATTAAAAACAGCGATTAGCAATTTAAATGCTTTTCCAGTAAAGCGTGGCATGGGTGACAGGAGCGCTATTAGGAATGGCTTAGCAATATTAAATGATAATAAAGCATTAGGAATATTTCCTGAAGGCACTAGAAATAAAGAAGGAAATCTCGGTAAAGGTTTAGCTGGCGTTGGGTTCTTTGCACTCCGATCAAATGCACTTGTAGTACCATGTGCGATCATTGGACCGTATAAACCGTTTCGTAAGCTTTATGTGGTTTATGGGCGGCCTGTTGATATTACTGAGATGCGTAAACAAAAAGCATCAGCAAGTGAAGTGACCGATGTAATTATGAATGCAATTGGTGAAATTCTTGAAAATTATGATGTTAAAGCAAGTTAA
- a CDS encoding NAD(P)H-dependent glycerol-3-phosphate dehydrogenase, which translates to MDSIAVIGSGSWGTALAMVLADNGHDVRIWGRNKKQIDEINTAHMNTQYLPEIELSPKIIGYSSLTEALQNVRTVVLAVPTKAIRDTLKKVKQIISEPITIVSVSKGIEPDTLLRISEIIEQELPESLLTDVVVLSGPSHAEEVSLRHPTTVTVTSKNMDIAENIQDIFINQHFRVYTNPDLLGVEIGGALKNIIALAAGITDGLGYGDNAKAALITRGLAEITRLGSAMGANPLTFAGLTGIGDLIVTCTSVHSRNWKAGHMLGKGESLSEVLDNLGMVVEGVRTTKAAYQLANKMDVTMPITNALYDVLFEDKTAKEALDSLMQRTRTGEMEELLNIISINNN; encoded by the coding sequence ATGGATAGTATTGCAGTAATAGGTTCAGGAAGTTGGGGAACAGCTCTAGCAATGGTACTAGCTGATAATGGTCATGATGTACGGATATGGGGGAGAAATAAGAAGCAAATTGATGAAATAAATACCGCTCATATGAATACACAGTATTTACCAGAAATTGAATTATCACCAAAAATTATTGGATATAGCTCTTTAACAGAAGCTTTACAAAATGTGAGGACTGTTGTATTAGCGGTTCCAACGAAAGCGATAAGAGATACGCTTAAAAAGGTTAAACAAATTATTTCTGAGCCGATTACAATTGTCTCAGTAAGTAAAGGTATAGAACCAGATACTTTATTAAGAATTTCAGAAATAATAGAGCAAGAACTCCCTGAAAGTCTTTTGACAGACGTTGTAGTTCTTTCTGGACCAAGCCACGCAGAGGAAGTAAGTTTACGTCACCCAACTACTGTAACAGTAACTTCTAAAAATATGGATATAGCTGAAAATATTCAAGATATATTTATTAATCAACACTTTAGAGTTTACACGAATCCAGATTTATTAGGTGTTGAAATTGGTGGGGCACTAAAGAATATCATTGCGCTTGCTGCCGGGATTACTGATGGTTTAGGCTATGGGGATAATGCGAAAGCTGCCCTAATTACTCGAGGATTAGCTGAAATCACCCGCTTAGGTAGTGCGATGGGTGCAAATCCATTAACATTTGCTGGTTTAACTGGGATTGGAGATTTAATTGTAACTTGTACAAGTGTTCATTCAAGAAATTGGAAAGCAGGTCATATGCTTGGAAAGGGAGAAAGCCTTTCAGAGGTATTAGACAATTTAGGTATGGTCGTTGAAGGTGTCCGTACGACCAAAGCAGCCTATCAACTTGCGAACAAAATGGATGTGACAATGCCGATTACAAACGCGCTGTACGATGTTCTGTTTGAAGATAAAACTGCAAAAGAAGCTCTTGATTCACTCATGCAACGAACAAGAACTGGTGAGATGGAGGAACTTTTAAATATCATAAGTATTAATAATAATTAG
- a CDS encoding HU family DNA-binding protein: MNKAELINTVAESSELSKKDATKAVDAVFDTILETLKTGDKVQLIGFGNFEVRERAARKGRNPQTGEEIEIPASKVPAFKPGKALKDAVK; this comes from the coding sequence ATGAATAAAGCAGAATTAATTAATACTGTAGCTGAATCAAGTGAACTTTCAAAGAAGGATGCAACAAAAGCTGTAGATGCTGTTTTTGATACAATCTTAGAGACACTTAAAACTGGTGACAAAGTACAACTAATTGGTTTTGGTAACTTTGAAGTACGTGAGCGTGCTGCTCGTAAAGGACGTAATCCTCAAACTGGTGAGGAAATCGAAATCCCAGCAAGTAAAGTACCTGCATTCAAACCAGGGAAAGCACTTAAAGACGCTGTAAAATAA
- a CDS encoding DUF2768 domain-containing protein, giving the protein MSPGMFKMWISLAAMGFMFLAIIAIYFSRFKLKGVLKGIVALFAYCFMVLAGIIIFFVVFSGPVSE; this is encoded by the coding sequence ATGTCACCAGGAATGTTTAAAATGTGGATATCGCTTGCAGCTATGGGCTTTATGTTTCTTGCTATTATAGCGATATATTTTAGTAGATTTAAGTTAAAAGGTGTGTTGAAAGGTATTGTTGCACTTTTTGCGTATTGTTTCATGGTGTTAGCAGGTATTATTATCTTTTTTGTTGTTTTTAGTGGTCCTGTAAGTGAATAG